The Thermodesulfovibrio sp. 3462-1 genome contains the following window.
TGAAATTGCAAAAAGATTTCTTGAAAAGAAAGAAAAAGTAGATGGAGCTGGTCTTGTCCAGGAGCTTGCCAACTTTATTGGGAGTCACGTGTTCTTCACGGATGCAAACACTCCAATTTTTCTTGGGATGTGGGTTATTGGAACATACCTTCATCCGCTTTTTATTTACTACGGGTACCTTTGGATTACCTCACCAATGAAGAGGTGTGGCAAATCCTTGTTATTGGATATTTTGTCCTGTTTATGTTTCAATGCGACTCCACGATTAATAAGTCCATCAAGTGCCTCATTATTTAGACAGGTTGAGAGTGATTGTAATACTGTAATCCTTGATGAGATGGAGCGAATCAGAACAGATGATGTCGAAACCTACCATGATATTATCTCTCTACTTAATGGAGGATTCCAACAAAACTCAGTCATTCCACGAGTCAGTAAAGATAGAAGTCATACAATTCATTACTTCCGAGTCTACTCTCCAAAAGTAATTGCAGGGATTAATAAAGTTGCTGACACGATTGAAGATAGGGCGTTCAAAATCATCATGTCAAGGAAAAAAAAGAACGAAAGTGTTTGCAGATTTAACATCGTAAAAGAGAAAAAAAGAATTGATGAATTAAAGGCGAGGCTTTATTTGTTTTCCCTTAATTTTGCTGAGGAGATTTCTGACGTATACCACTCCGCTACAGGTGAATGGAAAGATATCTTTTCCCTTGATGACAGACTTCAAGATATCTCAGAACCAATTTTGTCCATTGCGTCAGTCATCGATGAAGCTTTTAAAAGCAATTTCTACGACAAAACCGTGGAGTTCATCCTCAAGAAAGGGAGGAAAAGAAGAGACGTTGAAGGAGAAAATTCAGTTAAAGCTTTCCTGGAGATATTGTCCTCGAAACTCACAGCAGGAGAAAACGAAATCTTTGTTCCCACTTCTGAGCTCTTAAGAGACGTTCAAAACGATGAAAATTTGAAATTTATTACGAGCGGCAAAAGACTGTCCCAGTTTATCTCAAATCTTAGCGAGGATGCTCCAACACCAATCCTAAAGCGTGGATTTGGAAGAGGATACCACGTAAAAAAAGAGTGGCTCGATGAGATGATGGAGAGATATTAATGAAAATTTTTGTTTTTAATGTATATTTCCGAAAACAAAGTGTTACATATGTTACATTTGGCATAAAATCAAGGGTTTGCGAGGATTTTTCAAAGTGTTACAGATACCCTTTTGTAACACTTCAAAAAAAGCCCGTAAACCTGCATAAAATCAACATTTGTAACATATGTAACACTTTGATTTGGGGTATATATATAAAAAGAAAAATTTTCACAAAAAGGAGGGTGTCTAAGGATGGGAGAGATAGCAAAAAGGGTAGTTGAAAAATTAGGGTTAAGTTATGATAAGAGGCTTGTTAGAGAAGAGACCGTTAAAGAAGAGATAGACTCTGCTGTCCTAAGAGAACAAGTTGACAAACTAATAGAAGAAACTCTTGAGAGGATAAACAAAAAATATACTCCAGGGCTTATTGAGTGGGCTAAGAAAAATGAACCTGACATTTGGAAAAAGATTTTAGAGATTGAAGAAAGGATAAACTTCTTCTTTAAGCCTAACGTCTCTTTTACGCAGAAAAGCTTTAAAGAGCTAAAGGACATATTAGGAGAGTATGAAAGCCTCTACCTTCTTCTTTGTGGTTATAGAGAGCAGGCAGAGCAAACTGTAACCTCAACTAATGATAAACTTGATGAAGATATTTATCTATGGGAGGCAAACAACAAACTCAAACCTAAAGAACCAAAAACTTTAAAACACTCTTTAGAAGTGTTTAATGAAGTTGTAAATGCAGAAACTAAACAGGAAGATAAACAAAAGACTCGTATACCTCAACCAACCGCTCAACATAAAGAAGGCATCAATCTCAACAGACCTTGTGTTATATGTGGAAGTGACAGTTGGATAATTCTTAAGCCTAATCAAAGACACTCAGCCATAGAATGTTTAAATTGTGGGCATATTGAGCTCCATATCTTTAACAAGGGTGGCCAATATGATTTGTAAGAACTGCAATAAAGAATTTACTCCTACAAGACAGAACAGAAGCTTTTGCTCTTATTCTTGTAGGACAGAGTATAGAGATAGATACCTGAAAGCTTATGCTAAGCAATACAGAGCTAAAAATAGACTTCAGAACTCATTTAAATGCCTTTCTAAGCCTGTAAACAGTATAGGCAAGGAATTTATCTTTGATGACTGCTGTAATGCAGAGATGAAAAAGAAAACAGGCTACTGTATTACTCTTTATGAACCATACTTCCTTTTTAAAGGCAATTGCTCTCAATGCAGGATTTATCAAGCTTTCAAAATAAAGGGGAGTATTAATGGAAATAAAGCTTACAGAAGAAGAACTCAATAAGCTTGCTGAGTTAGTTGCAGATAAACTTAAGGATAAAATAGCTGAGTTAATTAATAAGCAAGATGAGGTCTTAAGCTTTACTGAGGCTTGCTCTTATCTTAAGTGTCCTTCTTCCTGGCTATACAAGGCAGTCTCTCAAGGCAAGGTTCCTCATATAAAAGCTGGAAAATACTTGAAGTTTAGAAAGTCTGAGCTTGACAGTTGGTTAAAAAGAAGGTCAAAGTAATACTTCACAATTTACTTCACAGTCTTTGTAAGTGATTGATTTATAAAGACAAAACAGTAGGGCTCTTGATTAGTCATCTGAGGATTTATATAATAAAAAAACAGATAAAAAAATAGAGATAAAAAGAAAAGCTTTTTGGTTATATTGCTTTAGCAAAAATAAAAATGGAGGTT
Protein-coding sequences here:
- a CDS encoding helix-turn-helix domain-containing protein, whose protein sequence is MEIKLTEEELNKLAELVADKLKDKIAELINKQDEVLSFTEACSYLKCPSSWLYKAVSQGKVPHIKAGKYLKFRKSELDSWLKRRSK